One window of the Trifolium pratense cultivar HEN17-A07 linkage group LG2, ARS_RC_1.1, whole genome shotgun sequence genome contains the following:
- the LOC123907556 gene encoding probable serine/threonine-protein kinase PBL15, translating to MKESSKPWRPFTSNCCTTENQTILKNFSKCKPSRSDYSKNIAPLPSFRRLSFSDLSRSSSTRINEDLALSFGSDLCDFQLSELRAITQNFSSNFLLGEGGFGTVHKGYLDDNFRQGLKAQPVAVKLLDIEGLQGHREWLAEVIFLGQLRHPNLVKLIGYCCEDEERLLVYEFMPRGSLENHLFRRLTSIPWATRLKIAIGAAKGLSFLHGAEKPVIYRDFKTSNVLLDSVSTDSVKNV from the exons ATGAAAGAATCATCAAAACCATGGAGACCATTTACATCAAATTGTTGCACAACAGAAAACCAAACAATCTTAAAAAATTTCAGTAAATGTAAACCTTCACGTTCAGATTATTCTAAGAACATTGCTCCTTTACCATCTTTTAGGAGACTTTCTTTTTCTGATCTTAGCCGTTCCTCTTCGACGCGAATCAATGAAGATCTTGCACTTTCTTTTGGTTCTGATTTGTGTGATTTTCAGCTGAGTGAACTTCGAGCTATTACGCAGAATTTTTCGAGCAATTTTTTGCTTGGTGAAGGTGGATTTGGAACTGTTCATAAAGGTTATTTAGATGATAATTTTAGACAAGGTTTGAAGGCTCAACCTGTTGCTGTTAAGCTTTTGGATATTGAAGGTTTACAAGGACATCGTGAATGGCTC GCAGAAGTGATTTTTCTTGGGCAGTTAAGGCATCCAAATTTGGTGAAGTTGATTGGATATTGTTGTGAGGATGAAGAAAGACTACTTGTCTATGAATTTATGCCAAGAGGAAGCTTGGAGAATCACTTATTTAGAA GACTAACATCAATACCTTGGGCAACAAGATTAAAAATTGCAATTGGTGCTGCTAAAGGCCTTTCTTTCTTGCATGGTGCTGAAAAACCAGTCATTTATAGAGACTTTAAGACTTCCAATGTCTTACTTGATTCGGTGAGTACTGACAGTGTAAAAAACGTTTAG